One window of the Syntrophorhabdus sp. genome contains the following:
- a CDS encoding D-tyrosyl-tRNA(Tyr) deacylase: MRAVIQRVRSASVEVDGRCVGQVGPGLLVFLGIARGDGDRDIDWLIEKIVNLRIFEKEDGRFDESLLDRGGSLLLVSQFTLYGDCARGRRPSFSDAMPSDEAKVLFETFLERARLRVPDVKTGVFQSHMEVTLTNDGPVTLIIDSRKQP, encoded by the coding sequence ATGCGGGCTGTGATCCAGCGGGTCAGGAGTGCTTCCGTAGAAGTGGACGGACGGTGCGTGGGACAGGTGGGGCCGGGCCTCCTCGTTTTTCTTGGCATCGCCAGAGGCGACGGCGATAGGGACATTGACTGGTTGATCGAGAAGATCGTCAACCTGAGGATATTTGAGAAGGAGGACGGCAGGTTCGACGAGTCCCTGCTAGACAGGGGCGGTTCCCTTCTCCTGGTATCGCAGTTCACCCTCTATGGCGACTGCGCGAGGGGTCGACGCCCGTCTTTTTCCGATGCCATGCCGTCGGATGAGGCAAAGGTCCTTTTCGAGACCTTCCTGGAGAGGGCTAGGCTCCGCGTTCCCGACGTTAAGACCGGGGTGTTCCAGTCTCACATGGAGGTGACCCTCACGAACGATGGCCCCGTCACCCTGATCATAGACTCCCGGAAACAGCCATGA